A single genomic interval of Monodelphis domestica isolate mMonDom1 chromosome X, mMonDom1.pri, whole genome shotgun sequence harbors:
- the LOC103104122 gene encoding uncharacterized protein LOC103104122: MAEIEDCYSDDDILPGRQPSPRRYPAAPASSLPGAPPHSIQVPEIDTSNLSLYYISAKQRATEESSNADGHFSKAPWGKGAWSCPPGEEGEAKEIVVQDNYLSTTSSSSEELDPFAWFMKCSPPTQGGPTRRNKTLQIQKPEREINIEKEGEHRDSPPPPKKPFLKSPPSSNSVLLKKMRQFIASKTPAKKKPPSEFSPLLQTPRRAHDSQAEDKSPVLQSSGVPRNKSGHGLSPLEQTPYYPSPNVLLDDLEATPLLFQSPLLTSPKLSSAVQASQQSPEALQFGKPTWKSSNRRKTTPEFFLTRVYKKPRPNSEDSSANKPSSRGHPKLFPKSSRDIPVYELCSIDELPSPYKSLGILFKERSASDSSPSTSRKIPDPNSPLATYKFSHARVQRIKSRKSLDFVIENKSSYESSLKVYEMSPPYMPIVALYQKDGFLFLQKLRFPAHIQRALAPDTPSYRLSDLIFIEEEILPPCDSPDLFEEQPTTSKPPSPSPKNTVSESPSPVGKKSILGPYTLQGQILTPYSSFELFDKEEISDCSSPSHKKSVVTQFPSPKQTLPCHEPLKSLIEKKPSCESSSSPASNMPALDIPPPNNEEILDCSSPSHKKSVVTQFPSPKQTLPFYELLKSLIEKKPSCESSSSPASNMPAHDIPPPNNEEILDCSSPSYKKSVVTQFPSPKQTLPFYELLKSLIEKKPSCESSSSPASNMPAHDIPPPNNEEILDCSSPSYKKSVVTQFPSPKLTPPCHEPLKSLIEKKPSCESSSPASNMPALDIPPPRKKRVSECSYSPSPKKYQHKSFDYPLEDNSTSESPPSTIRRKVFPKSLTQREKQAKRASESADSQVQKTAPHKSFDYPLEDDSTSESPPSTIRRKVVPQSLARIFRRGKRASEYAGSRAQKIQPLKSCQNSVEDSSTSESSAIYKKVFPESLTQMGKQEKRASEYADSQAQKTAPHKSFHHSFEEGSTSDCPPSAIHKKVFPESLTQMGKQGKKTSKYSDSQTQRATSSKSICDSSSPSLKLPVPEFPLPVGKRLVSEFSYSQVQKPTFLVTKKQFHRSFSWEQKKLVPESSFPNKKPVVESFSSQVYSKEQREPLPSQVPERQMFEYFAAMIPEMPATEAVPYQKPGVGDEEENL, from the exons ATGGCGGAGATAGAGGACTGCTACAGCGATGACGACATCTTGCCAGGTAGGCAACCCTCCCCCAGAAGATACCCCGCTGCTCCGGCCTCAAGTTTGCCAGGAGCCCCTCCTCATTCAATCCAAGTCCCCGAGATAGATACTAGCAATCTGAGTCTATACTATATCAGTGCCAAGCAGCGAGCTACAGAGGAATCTAGCAATGCAGACGGTCACTTCTCTAAGGCCCCATGGGGAAAAGGGGCCTGGTCTTGCCCCCccggggaggagggggaggcaaAAGAGATCGTGGTACAGGACAATTATTTGTCCACTACATCTTCCAGCTCAGAGGAGTTAGACCCGTTCGCGTGGTTCATGAAGTGTTCTCCCCCTACTCAGGGGGGCCCTACTAGACGCAACAAAACCCTGCAGATAcagaagccagagagagagattaaCATAGAAAAGGAGGGGGAACATCGTGACAGTCCACCCCCCCCTAAAAAACCGTTCCTTAAATCTCCTCCCAGTTCTAATTCCGTGCTTCTAAAAAAAATGCGACAGTTTATAGCCTCAAAAACTCCAGCGAAAAAGAAGCCGCCCTCGGAGTTTTCTCCTCTGTTGCAGACCCCCCGCAGGGCTCATGATTCCCAGGCAGAGGACAAGTCACCAGTCCTTCAGTCTTCTGGTGTGCCGAGAAATAAGTCAGGTCATGGGCTTTCTCCTTTAGAGCAGACACCATACTATCCGTCTCCTAATGTCCTGCTAGATGACTTGGAAGCTACTCCACTACTCTTTCAGTCTCCTCTTTTGACAAGCCCCAAGTTGTCTTCTGCAGTACAGGCATCACAGCAGTCTCCTGAGGCCCTCCAGTTTGGCAAGCcaacttggaaatcttccaacagaaggaaaacaacccCTGAGTTTTTTCTTACTCGTGTATATAAGAAGCCACGCCCCAATTCTGAAGACAGTTCAGCCAATAAGCCTTCATCAAGAGGCCACCCGAAATTGTTCCCTAAATCTTCAAGAGATATACCAGTTTATGAATTATGTTCTATAGATGAGTTGCCATCACCTTACAAGTCTCTTGGCATCCTGTTTAAAGAGAGGTCAGCCAGTGACTCTTCTCCTTCAACAAGCCGCAAGATACCAGATCCAAATTCTCCTTTAGCAACCTATAAGTTTTCTCATGCTCGTGTACAGAGGATTAAATCTCGTAAGTCTCTTGATTTTGTGATTGAAAACAAGTCAAGCTATGAGTCTTCTTTGAAAGTCTATGAGATGTCTCCACCCTATATGCCAATAGTAGCACTCTACCAAAAAGATGGTTTCCTGTTTCTTCAGAAGTTAAGGTTTCCTGCCCACATCCAGAGGGCACTAGCTCCTGATACTCCTTCctataggttaagtgatttaatttttatagaggaagagaTATTGCCACCCTGTGATTCTCCTGATCTGTTTGAGGAACAGCCAACCACCTCCAAGCCTCCTTCCCCAAGCCCGAAGAATACTGTCTCTGAATCTCCTTCTCCAGTGGGAAAGAAATCAATTTTGGGGCCTTATACTCTCCAGGGACAGATATTGACACCATACTCATCTTTTGAATTGTTTGACAAGGAAGAAATATCAGATTGTTCTTCACCATCACACAAGAAATCAGTAGTCACTCAATTTCCTTCTCCCAAGCAGACACTGCCATGCCACGAGCCTCTTAAATCCTTGATTGAGAAAAAGCCAAGCTGTGAGTCCtcttcttcaccagcctccaacatGCCAGCCCTTGACATTCCTCCAccaaacaatgaagaaatattggaTTGTTCTTCACCATCACACAAGAAATCAGTAGTCACTCAATTTCCTTCTCCCAAGCAGACACTGCCATTCTACGAGCTTCTTAAATCCTTGATTGAGAAAAAGCCAAGCTGTGAGTCCtcttcttcaccagcctccaacatGCCAGCCCATGACATTCCTCCAccaaacaatgaagaaatattggaTTGTTCTTCACCATCATACAAGAAATCAGTAGTCACTCAATTTCCTTCTCCCAAGCAGACACTGCCATTCTACGAGCTTCTTAAATCCTTGATTGAGAAAAAGCCAAGCTGTGAGTCCtcttcttcaccagcctccaacatGCCAGCCCATGACATTCCTCCAccaaacaatgaagaaatattggaTTGTTCTTCACCATCATACAAGAAATCAGTAGTCACTCAATTTCCTTCTCCCAAGCTGACACCGCCATGCCACGAGCCTCTTAAATCCTTGATTGAGAAAAAGCCAAGCTGTGAGtcttcttcaccagcctccaacatGCCAGCCCTTGACATTCCTCCACCAAGAAAGAAGCGAGTGTCTGAATGTTCTTATTCCCCTAGTCCAAAGAAGTACCAACACAAGTCTTTTGATTACCCACTTGAGGACAATTCAACCAGTGAGTCTCCTCCTTCAACAATCCGCAGGAAGGTATTCCCTAAATCTCTTACCCAGAGAGAAAAGCAAGCCAAGAGAGCCTCTGAATCTGCTGATTCCCAGGTACAGAAAACAGCACCTCACAAGTCTTTTGATTACCCACTTGAGGACGATTCAACCAGTGAGTCTCCTCCTTCAACAATCCGCAGGAAAGTAGTACCTCAGTCTCTTGCCCGGATATTCAGGCGAGGAAAGAGAGCCTCTGAATATGCTGGTTCCCGAGCACAGAAAATACAACCTCTCAAGTCTTGTCAAAACTCAGTTGAAGACAGTTCCACCAGTGAATCTTCAGCAATCTACAAGAAGGTGTTCCCTGAATCTCTTACCCAGATGGGAAAGCAAGAAAAGAGAGCCTCTGAATATGCTGACTCTCAGGCACAGAAAACAGCACCTCACAAATCTTTTCACCACTCATTTGAGGAAGGTTCAACCAGTGATTGTCCTCCTTCAGCAATCCACAAAAAGGTATTCCCTGAATCTCTTACACAGATGGGAAAGCAAGGAAAGAAAACCTCCAAATATTCAGATTCCCAGACACAGAGAGCAACATCATCCAAATCAATATGTGATTCTTCTTCACCAAGCCTTAAGTTGCCAGTCCCTGAATTTCCTTTACCAGTGGGGAAAAGGCTGGTCTCAGAGTTTTCTTATTCCCAGGTCCAGAAGCCAACTTTTTTGGTCACAAAGAAGCAATTTCATCGATCTTTTTCCTGGGAACAGAAGAAGCTAGTTCCTGAATCTTCTTTCCCAAACAAAAAGCCAGTTGTTGAGTCTTTTTCTTCCCAAGTTTATTCTAAGGAACAGAGGGAGCCTCTTCCTTCTCAAGTCCCAGAAAGACAAATGTTCGAGTATTTTGCAGCCATGATACCAGAGATGCCTGCCACTGAAGCAGTTCCTTACCAGAAGCCAGGTGTAGGTG ATGAGGAAGAGAATCTGTAA